A segment of the Acidobacteriota bacterium genome:
CGGGTGAATGGACGCGACCGGTGCGAAGAAGAGGCGGTCGGCCGCCATCGCGAAAAAGACGCGCGGGCTCGTGAAGAGGACCGTGTTCAGCGTCCCGAACGTGGACACCATGACCGTGACGGACACGAACGCGGCGCCCGCCGACCCGAGGACGATCTGCGCGACGTCGGCCGCGACGAGCTTCGAGACGCGGATCTTCTCGATCGGGAGGACCGCGAGGTACGCGACGTTCGCCGCGAGGTAGATCGCGACGACGAGGAGAGTCCCGCCGATGAGCGCGCGCGGGAGGTTCCGCTGCGGGTCCTTCACCTCGCCCGCGTTGTAGGCCAGGTCGGCCCAGCCGTCGAACGCCCAGAGCGTCGAGACGAGCGCGAGGCCGAACGCCGCGGCGTGGAAGCTCCCGGCTGGCACGGCGGGCGTGAAGTAGCCGCCCGTCTTCGGGAGCCCGATGAAGAGCGCGACGAGGACGATGAAAACGAGGCCGCCGTACTTCGCGATCACCGTCACGTTGCTCACGTTCGCCGCGAAGCGGACGCCCACGATGTTGAAGCACGCCGTGAGCGCGATCGCGAACGCGGCGAGCCAGCGCACGGCCATGACCTTGTCCGGCGCCTGCGGGTTCTGGCCCGTGACGCGGAAGAAGTACTCGGAGAACGTGATCGCGATGGCGCCGAGGGACGCCGCGCGGATCATCGAGAACTGGCCCCACCCGAACAGGAAGCCGGCGAGGCGGCCCCAGCCGTCGCGGCAGAAGACGTACATGCCGCCCGTCTGGGGAAGCGCGCTCGCGACTTCCGCCAGCGTGAGCGCGCCGCAGAGCGCGAAGACACCGCCGGCGGCCCACACGGCGAGCATCGGGAGCGGGCCGGGCAGCTTGTCCGCGATGCCCGCGGGCGAGCGGAAGATCCCGGAGCCGATCGTCGAGCCGATCACGACGGCGACGGCGCTCCAGAGTCCGATGCGGCGCTCCAGAGCCTGGACGGGGCGGCCGGGAATGTCGGGCATCCGGAGATGTTACGTCGGAACGATCAGCGCCCGCGCGCAGCCGCGCCGAAGAGGAAGCCCGCGAGCGTCTCGGCCGCATAGAGGCCCGGAAGGACCTGCACGGCTTCGCCCACGGAGGTCCGGTTGAACACGAGCCAGAGCCAGAGCAGCGTCCCGGCGCCGACGATCGCGCCGCGCGCGGCCTCGAACGGGTTCGACGCGAGGCGCGTTGCAGCGCCCACGAGGAGCAGGATGCCGGTGAGAAAGAGGGCGCCGGCGGGGTAGAGCGCGAGGATGAGCGCGGGCTTTGGCCATTCGCCGCGCGCGACCTCGCCGGGCGCGACGGCCGCGAGAAGAGGCAGGAAGACCCAGAGGACGGCGAGCATGCTCTTTGCGAGGCCCGAGAGCAGCCGCGTCCCGCGGCGAACGGCGGGCGTTCTTCCGCGGCGGGCGGCCTTGAGATCCTTCGCGGCGCTCGCGGTGAGGCCGGTCTGCTGCGCGAGGCGCGACGGGTCGAGGAGGTCGGCGATGGAGAGGCGCAGGCACAGCAAGCCCCACAGCGCCGCGGGCCCGAGGACGCGGCCGTCGCGGGCGTAAGCGACGGCTGCCGCGGCGAGGAGCGCGATGCCGGCGACCTCGAGGAGCCAGCGCGTCGCTTCGAGAAAGCGCGAGGCCGCGCTTTCCCGTCTCCATCGCGCAAGGGCGCGGTGGACGAGCCCGGCGGCGAACGTCCCCGCGAGGACCGCGCCGCCGAACGGGCGCGCGTGCCCGGCCGGGACGAGCCGCGCAGCGAGGAGCGGGAGCAGGCACGCCGCGAGGAGCGTCACGACGCGGAACGCGGCCACGCGCCGGTCGGACCCGGCCGCGAGCGACGAATAGAAGAGGAGCACCGCGGCGCCGAGGAGCGCCAGCGCCCACGCGACGCGGGGCGCGAATGGCATGGCGGCCGGGAAGAACGGAAGCGTTGCGAGCTTCACTCCCGCACCCGTCCGGTCGAGGACGAGGAGGAAGAAGTCGAACGCGCGGGCGAAGAGGGTCGTCAAGGAATCCGACGATACCGGGAAGCGACTCGGGTCACTCGCCCGAAGGCACACCTTCGGCGCGGCCTCGTCTTGACGACCTTAACGGGCTCCGTTATTATCGCCCGGTGATCCGGAGTTTCCGTGACCGGGAGACGGAACGCCTCTTTCAGAGGACCCGGTCCCGGCGGCTTCCTCCGGAACTCCAGAGAACCGCTCTTAGAAAGCTCATCGTGCTGGACGCCGCCGAATCCCTTGAAGACCTCAGAATTCCGCCCGGGAACCGTCTCGAGTCCTTGAAGGGCAAACGCTCCGGGCAGCACAGCATCCGCATCAATGATCAGTGGCGGATCTGCTTTCTCTGGCGTACCGGAGATTGCTTCGACGTCGAGATCGTCGACTATCACTAGGAGAGAGCTCATGCCTTCATCCAGATTGTCCGCCGTTCATCCCGGAGAAGTCCTGCTGGCGGAGTTCCTGGAGCCCTTCGGCTTGTCTCAATACCGGCTCGCGAAGGAGACACGGGTGCCGCCCCGCCGGATCAACGAAATCGTCCTTGGAAAGAGAGGAATCACTGCGGATACGGCCCTCCGGCTTGCCCGCTTCTTTGGAACGTCGGAACGCTTCTGGCTGAACCTGCAGGTGCGCTACGACCTCGAGGTGGAGCGAGACCACCTGGGGAATCGATTGAAGCGAGAAGTTTCCGTCCTGAAGAAGGCGGGCTGAGTCTCCCCCTCATGGCCACCACATACACCGCCCGCGACATCACCGTCCTCGAAGGCCTCGACCCGGTTCGCAAGCGCCCTGGCATGTACATCGGGGGCGTCGACACGCGGGGCCTCCACCACCTCGTCAACGAGATCGTCGACAACGCGATCGACGAGGTCATCAACGGCTACGCGACCCGGCTCGACGTGACGCTCTTTTCCGACGGCAAGGAGATCGAGGTCACGGACAACGGGCGGGGCATCCCGGTGGACATCCACCCGAAGTACAAGAAGAGCGCCCTCGAGCTGATCCTCACGACGCTCCACGCGGGCGGCAAGTTCGAGCACGGGAACTACCTGCACTCGGGCGGCCTGCACGGCGTCGGCTCGTCGGTCGTCTGCGCGCTCTCGTCGGAGATGACCGTCACGGTGAAGCGCGACGGACACACGTGGCAGCAAACGTACGCGAAGGGCAAGGCGACCTCGAAGGTCGCGAAGATCTCGGGCGGCGAGAAGGTGCGCGGTTCGGGCACGACGGTGCGCTTCCGGCCTGACACCGAAATCTTCGGAAAGCTCGCGTTCGACGCGGCGGAGATCCGCGAGCGCCTCGAGGCCAAGACGTACCTGCATCGCGGCCTCCGCGTCGTCTTCACGGACGAGACGCAGAGGCCTCCGGTGCGCGAAGAGCTCGCGCACGAGGGCGGGCTCGCGGACTGGCTGACGCACGTCGTGGCGCAGCGCGGCAAGGCCGCCACGCACGCGGGCGCGTTCCTCCTCGAGCGGCCGGAAGACCCGCGCCTCGAGCTCGCGCTCGTCTGGACCGAGGCGACGGACGAGCACGTCCGGTCGTTCGTGAACGGCGTCTCGACGCCGTCCGGGGGCACGCACGAGAACGGGCTCAGATCCGGCATCACGAAGGCCGTCCGCAACTACGTCGAGACGCACGAGCTCCTGCCGAAGGGCGTCACCGTGACGGCCGAGGACATCCGCGAAGGCATCGTCGTGCTGCTCTCGGCCTACGTTCTCGAGCCCCAGTTCCAGGGCCAGACGAAGGACCGCCTCAACAACCCCGAGATGGCCGCGGCCGTGGACGGCGCCGTGCGCCCCGCGCTCGAGAAGTGGCTGAACGAAAACCCGACGATCGCCGAGCAGATCGTCGGACGCATCGTCCTCGCGGCGCGGGCGCGCGAGGCGAGCCGGGCCGCTCAACAGGTCGCGCGCAAGACGGCCGTCTCGCACCGGCTCAACCTGCCGGGAAAGCTCGCGGACTGCTCCTCGACGGATCCCGGATCGTCCGAGCTCTTCATCGTCGAGGGCGACTCGGCCGGCGGCTCGGCCAAGCAGGGCCGCGACCGGCGCACGCAGGCGATCCTGCCGCTGCGCGGCAAGGTCCTGAACGCCGAGCAGGCGAACGCCGCGAAGGTGACGGGCAACCGCGAGCTGTCGGACATCGTCTCGGCGCTCGGCTGCGGCGTCGGCGCGGACTTCGACATCGAGAAGCTGCGCTACGGAAAGATCTTCCTGCTCATGGACGCCGACGCGGACGGCCACCACATCTCGACGCTGCTCCTGACGTTTTTCTGGCGGCACCTGCCGAAGCTCGTCGAGCGCGGGCACGTCTACCTCGCGCAACCGCCGCTCTACCGCATCGACGCGGCGCGGGAGACGCACTGGGCGCTCGACGAGCGCGAGCGCGACGCGATCCTCGCAAAGCTCCCGAAGAACGTGAAACCCGAGATCATGCGCTTCAAGGGCCTCGGCGAGATGATGCCCGAGCAGCTCAAGGCGACGACGCTCGACCCGCAGCGGCGGCGCGCGCTCAAGGTCACCGTGCCGAGCGTCCTCGAGGCCGAGAAGGCGCTCGGCGAGCTCATGGGCAAAGACGCCTCGCTGCGCTACAAGTTCATCATGGAGCGCGCGCGGGAAGCCGACGACCTCGACGTCTGACAGGCGCCCGCCGGGTCGGCGCTTGCGGCTTTGGCGGTCCGCGGGCGCTTTGAGAGAGAATCAGACTCATGAAGCGCCGGGTCCCGCACTACGAGAGCGCGCGCGCCGCCGCGTGGCTCGCGGTCCTGCTCGCAGGATCCGCGGCGGCCGCGCAGACGCCGCCGCCGATCGCGAAGGGCCTCGCGCCTCCGCCTGCCGGCGGCCGCACCGTGAACACGGCCCCGATCCGGTTGCAGGGGCCCGGGGCGTTCAAGCCGCTCACGGTCGCGACGGACCCGATCCGGCTGACGGGACCGGGCGCCTTTCACTCCGTCGCGCTCACAACGGCCGCGATCCGGCTGACGGGGCCTGGCGCGTTCCCGCCCGTCACGGTCGCGACGGCCCCGATCCGGTTGACGGGGCCGGGGGCGTTCAAGCCGGTCACACTGACGACGTTGCCGATCCGGCTGAGCGGACCGGCATCCAGACCCTGACGCAATGCCGAGGAGGCTGACGTGAATAATCTTCTTCCGACGAAATTCCGGCTCACGGTCGCGGCCGCTCTCTTCGCGAGTGCGTCCGCCGCGAGCGCCGCCGACTTCACGTTCAACGTGCCCGTGAGCCTGAAGTCGATCTCGCCTCCTGACGTCGCGGGCTACATCTATTGCCAGGTCTACAGCACGGTGCCGCCGCCGGGGCTGGGCAACATCCCGGCCGGGTCGGCCTCCATGGGCGCGGGGAGCACGCCCTTCACTCTGGCAAAGGGCGGCTACGCGGGGACGGTCGCGGTCGCCGTCGACGTGAGCGCCGGCAAGGACCCCGCGAACGCGCGAGGGTACATTTGCCATCTCATGCTCGGCGGGCAGAGATGCGTCGTGAGCCCCGACTCGCAGCCGTGCCGGGGAGCCGCGGCGGCCGGCAACTCGGTCGAAATAAAGGGCGAGATCACTCCTCGGTAGAGCCGCCGTCGTAGCCCCCCGCGCTCCGGCCCGCGTCTGAGGTCTATCCGGCGGGCCTCACTTCAGGTGCGGCGCGCGTCGAGGGGGGGGCAGGGTCGGAGGGGGCCCCGCAGTCGAGCGTGAATTCGGCGGGGCGCGAGAGTTTGTCCTCGGGCGTCAGGATGTGGAGCTTCATCCATCCCCGGTACGGGTGGAACGCGGGCGACCTCTCGCCGAGCTTCCATTCCTTCGACAGGAGGGCGGCGTGGGAACCGTCGTAGACCACCGGCGCATGGGGTTCGGTGTCCCGGGCGCCGTCGCTGCGCTCCCAGCGGTAGGTGAACCGCCCTTCCTTGCTCAGGCCAACCTTGCCGTGGAAGGTGAACGTCACGGGGCACGGCAGGTCCGTGCTGCTCCTCGGCGTCACCGTGACGTCGTATGCGGTCACGGTGACTGCTGCGCCGGGCCGGGCCGCGAGCGCGAGGGCGAAGGGCAGGAGAAGGGTGAGTCCTTTTTTCGGGCGCATGGCGAGGGCTCCTTTCGCAGGACACGATGCTTTCGGGCGCCGGCGGGGGCAAGGAGAACGCGTGGCCCCGGCGCGACGAAGTGAGGTCTGGAGGCGTCATGAGGGAGAATCAGACTCATGAAGGATCCGGTTCAGCATTACGAAAAAGGCGGCCTCACGGTCACGTTCGACCCCCGTGTCTGCACGCACTCGGGGGTCTGCGTCCAGGGCCTCTACGACGTCTTCGACGTGAGCAAGCGGCCGTGGGTGAACCTCGACGGGGCGCCCGCGGAGCAGGTCGTCGAGCAGGTGAAGCGCTGCCCCTCGGGCGCGCTGCACTTCGGGCTCGAAGCTAAGAAGGGCTGACGCCCGGCTTGCGCCGGAGCGCGGCCAGCGCCCCGAGGAGCAGCGTGACCTCGCGCTTCGTGGGCTTCCCGCGCTTCACGAACGACTCGATCTCGGCGATGACCTCGCGGGAATGGCCGCGGCCCGGGTAGCCCGAGAGAGAAAGAGTTTCTTTGAGTGAAGAGAGGAGGCGGCGGACGTCCTTCGACGGCGCTGTCGTCTCTTCGGGAGACGAAAGAGCGCGGCTTCGCCGCGAAGATTCTTTGAAGGGCGAGAGAAGCGCCAGCGCGATTGCGACGGACTGCGCCAGGTTCAGCGTCGGGAACTCGTCGGCAGTCTCGATGCGGAGCCGCGCGTCGCACATCTTCAGCTCTTCCGACGTCAGCCCCCCGCGCTCCGGCCCGAACACGAGCGCGACGCGGCGGCGGGCGCGGAGAGAAGAGGAGATTTCTTTGAAGGTGGTGGGAGGCGGCAGCCCTCGCGAAACCCGCCCGCGCAGCGACGAAAGGGCGACCACGAAGTCGGCTCGCGCGCCGAGATCCCCACCGCGCCGAGGGTCTTCACCCTTCTAAGAAAATCTTCTGCTCCGGAGGCGAATGCCACTGCGTCGGGGTGCAGCACCTCCACGCGCGGTCGACGACCAGCAGCTCCGCCCCGAAATTCTTCGCCGCGCGCGCGGCGGCCCCGAGGTTGCCGGGGTTGTGCGTCCGGACCAGAACGGCGAGAACGGGCATCGGGGGCGATCTTGGGTCAGAATCCGGCCCATGTCGAAGGGACGATCCGAGGACGAGCAGAAGGCCGTCGAGACGATCCTGTGGGCCCTGGGCCACAAGCTCCAGCGCCTGAGGGACGAGTACGCGATGTCGGCCCAGCGGGGCGAAGATCCCGCGGGCATCGAGAAGGGCCTCGAACTCGCCCTGCGCGAGGTGAACGACCTTCTCCCGCGCCGCAAGAGACTGAAGGGATAGAAACTCCATGCTGAAGCCCGTCGAGCTCGAGATCGAGCTGTTCTGCCTCGGAATGCGCATCGACGAGTCCTGCCACGTGGACGAGGACGGCCGCCGCATCTCGCGCACGCGCGCCGGCCTCGGCTCGGGCCTCGAGCTGTTGCTGCCGTCACCCCGCAAGAAGATCTGGATCAACGTTCCGGTCGTCGAGCCGTTCGCCGCGAAGTCGCCTCTCCTCCTCGTCAAGAGCGGAGGCGCGTACGCGGTCACGGACACGCGGACGGGCGATCGCTACCCAGTCGAGGTGCCGCCGGAGCCCGAGTGGTACTCGTGGAAGACGAAGACGGGCGCGGAGATGAGCCGGATCGGCGTCCTGCAGGGCACGTACCTCGGGATCTACGTCTCGAACTCGTGCCTCTACTGGAACCTGCCCGCCTCGCCCGCGTGCGCGTTCTGCACGACGGGTCGCAACGTGGGCGAGGCCGAGGAGTCGCGCAAGAAGGTCGCGGACGTGGTGGAGGTCGCGAAGGCCGCGCGCGACCGCTCGGGCTCGATCTTCACGCACCTGAACACGGGCTATCACTTCGAGGACATCGACAAGCACGAGTCGCTTCACGGCCTGAGGCAGTGCGAGCCGTTCGTGAAGGCGATCCGCGCCGAGGTCGGCGGGTTCATCGGCGTGCAGGCCGTGCCCGTCCCGAAGCGGAAGTTCGCGGAGTACGACGACCTCATCGCGGCCGGGACCGATCACTTCTCGTTCTGCTACGAGTTCGAGGACGCCGAGACGTTCGCGCGGCTGTGCCCGGGCAAGGCGCAGACGGTCGGCCAGCAGGCTTTCTTCGACGCGATGGAGTACACGGCGAAGAAGCTGGGGCCCGGCAAGGTCTCGGGCGAGATCATCGCGGGCCCCGAGCCGATCGGCGCGACGAAGCGCGCGATCGACCGCATCGTGAACGCGGGCGCGTTCCCGACCGTGTGCATCTTCCGGCCCACGCTCGGCAGCGCGATGGAGCACGTCGACCCGCCGAAGCCGGACGAAATGAAGGAGGTCTTCGCGTACCTCTGGCAGGCCGTCACGCGCGTCGGCCTGCCGGTCGGGATCTTGCCGGGCATCCAGGTGTCCCTCGTCGTCCAGCCCGAGGAGGCTGCCGAGCTCGTCCCGCCGACGCTCGGCTCGCGCCTCTACGAGACGAAGCTCGCGGCGCTGCGCACGCTCGCGAAGCCTTACGTCGCGTGGAAGCGGCGCCCGAAGGGCGGCCTCTCCGCCGGAGCCTGAGCCCCGTCAGCCCGCCTCGGCGTACGCGATCTGCCGGAGCGCCGGCTCGTCGTGCACGACGAAGCCGTCGGGCGTCGTCGCGACGAGGTTCTCCTTGCCCCAGCGGCTCATGACGCGGATCGCCGTCTCGACGGTCGTCCCGGTCAGCTCGGCGATCTCCAGGCGCGAGAGCGCGAGCGGAATCGAGATCTGCCCTCCTTCGGCGCGGCCCATGCGTCCCCCGAGCGTCAGGAGGAGGCGCGCGATGCGGCGCTCGACCGGAGCCGAGGCGTCCGCGAGGCGGCGCGTGATCTCGAACTGCCGCACCATGAGCCCCTGCAGGAGGCTGCGCGTCATCTCGGGATGCTCGTCGATCGCCGCAAAGAAGGCCCGCTCGGGGACGCGCAGGACGGTGGACGGCTCGAGCGCGACGGCCGATGCGGGGAAGCGCTTGCCCTCGAAGACCGCGACGGCGCCGACCGGCTCGCCCGGGCCGAAGAGGCCGAGGATGACGTCGCGGTCGGGCCCGGCCTTGACGACCTTCACGCGGCCGAGGACGACGAAGCAGAGGTCCTCGGCGGGCGCGCCCTCGCGGAAGACCTCCTCGCCCTTCTCGTAGGCGACCGCGCGGCAGACGGGCGCGAGCAGCCGCCGCTCCTCCGGCTTGAGGCACTGGAGGAGGGGCACCGCGTCGAAGTGGGGGAGGGCGGAAGACACCGTCTCAAGAATAGCGGTTTTGGAGAAGGCGGCGGGCTCGGAGAAGCGCCTCACGCGCGCGCCGGAGGGGCCGGAGGCGGGGAGAAGCGGCGGGGCGGCGCCGAGCCCAGAGTCCACCAGTCCACCCGCCGCGTGCCGAACATGACGCCCGCGAGGATTGCGAAGAGGGCGGCCGCGCCGAGTACGAGCGCCCAGTCCTCCAGGCGGAGCAGGACGTAGAGGTATCCGTAGAGCGTCGCGAGCCCCGCGCCGAGGAGAGCCGCGCGCGCCGCGGCCGCGAGGACGAACGCGCCCCAACCCGCGATCAGGAGCGTCGTCGCCGCGGCCGCGGCGAGGTACGCAGGGCCGAAGCCCGCGTGCTCGGCGAGCGAGAGGAGCAGCAGGTAGAAGAGCGCGAGCGCGAATCCGGCGAGGAGGTACTGCAGCGGGTGCAGGCGCACGCCTCCGAGGACCTCGAACAGCGCGAACGCGAGGAACGTGAGGCCGACGAAGAGGACGGCGTACTTCAGCGCGCGCGTCGTCTGCTGGTACGCGTCGGCCGGGAGGAAGAGCCGCGCGCCGAAGAGGGAGCGCGCGATCGCGTCGGAAGGCGGGCAGGCCTTCCAGCTCTGCGGGTAGGCCCGGCCGAACGACGAGACGCGCCAGGTCGCGGTGAATCCGTCCGGGCCGGTGCGGCGGGTTTCGGGGAGGAACGAGCCCGTGAAGCTCGGCGACGGCCACGGCGACGCGAGCGACGCTTCGGTCGAAGCGCCGAGGGGCGCGACGGAAAGGGATTCCGTGCCCTGCAGGCGGAGCGTGAACGAGAACGTGTGCGGCTTGCCCGGGTCGAAGGCCGGAAGCGGCGCGTGGAGGCCGGCCGGTCCGAGGCCGGCGGCGCCGGGGCCGGGCCGGAACGCGACACGCGCGCCGTCGAACAGCAGGACGGGCTCCTCGCGGATGCCGCGCGTATCCGAGACCGCGACGGACAGGAACGCCTCGGTGAACGCCACGTTGTCCGGGTCGAGGCCGAGCGCGCGCACGTCGGACACCGGGAGCGTGCCGCTGACTTCAAGCGTCCCGGTGAAGACGACGGCCTCGAAGATCCCGCGGCGGCGACGCTCGGGCACGAGCGCCCCGTCGATCTTCAGGCGCTCCGGCAGGAACGCGGCATGGGCGGTCGCGACGCTCTCCTTGCGGACCACTCTATGGGGAAGCACGAGAACCGGGCCGAGGAGCGTCTGGGGGCCTCCCCACGTCGACCCGATCTCCGCGACGGCGGCACGGCGGCGCGCCTCGCGCTCGGCGACGAGGCTCTCGATCATGTGCAGCGGGACGAGGAGGAAGGCGAGGAGGAGGACGACGACGACGGCGCGGCCGAGCCACGAATCTCTCATGTGAGCTCCGTGTCGCAAAGCCGAAGCCGCCGTGCCGGTCCGGACGGTAAGGGCGCGGGGCGCCCCTCCTTCTCCGATTCGGAGAGTCCGTCCCGTGGCGGAAGAGGCGTCAGATCCCGAGGGCCATCACGACGAGGCCCGTCGCCGCGATCACGCCGCCCGCGACCGCATCGCCCCAGTGGTCGAGCCACGGGAAACGGAGTCGCTGGAACCCCGCCCGGGCGGGCAGAACCAGGGCGACCATCGTTCCGATCGTCGCCGCCTCGTAGAGGAGGACGATTCCCGCGGTCGGCACGGTCCCGAGCGGCGCCGCCGCGAAGAGGAGCGGGATCACGGCGACGCAGGGGTCCGCGGAAAAGAGAAGGAAGAGCGACCACGCCGTCGTCTTCGAGGCGTCGTGCACGTGGTCGTAGTGGGTGTGCGCGTGCCCGTGGACGTGCCGTCCCGCGGCGCGGCGCATTCCCCAGATGCCGTAGGCAAGCCCGAAGCCCACGAGGAGGATCCCCGCGACGGCCTCGAGATGCTCGCCGGCCCGTTCGAAAATCGCCCGCCCGAAGACGAGGCCGAGGAGACCGAGCAGCGCCGAGACGGTCACGTGGCCGAAGCCGCAGAGGATCGTGATGCGCGCCGTCTTCGCGGCGGACCACTTCTGCGCGCGCGCGAGCGCCGCGAACGGGACCCAGTGGTCGGGCGCGAGCGTGTGGAGCGCACCGACGCCGGCGGCAGCGCCCGCGAGAGTCAGGAAGAGCCCATCGGTCATCTCACGCCCCCACGATGAGGTCGTTTCCGTGGACGACGACGGGGACGTTCGCGAGACCCGTCGGCGGCGGGCCCGCGACGACGGCGCCGTTCGCGTCGTAGACGCCGTCGTGGCAGGGACACAGATAGGCCTGCTGCTCCTCGTGCCAGGCGACGATGCAGCCGAAGTGCGAGCACATGAGAGAGCGTGCGACGACGCCCTGCGCGGTGCGCTGGAGCTCGACGGGCTTGCCGGCGACGAGGACCTTGTGGCGGCCCGTCTTCGGGATCTCGGAAAGCGGGATCAGCGCCTGCGTCGGCTTGAGCGCCGGCTTTTTCGAGCAGCCGGCGAGAGCGGCCGTCAGCGCGCCGCCGCCGAGCGAGAGGAGGAGGGCGCGTCGGTCGACGCCGCCGCTCACGAGGCGACCCCGGCCGCAGGAATCTCCGCGCGCTTCTTCGCGAGCGCATCCGTCAGGAGCGACAGCCATGCGTCCATCCCCGCGCCGCTCGTGGCCGACACCTCGACGAGACGGCCGTCGGGCGCGAGCGTCGCGACCTGCTCGCGAACGGCCACGAGGTCGAACGGGACGTACGGGAGGAGGTCGATCTTCGTGACGACCGTGACGGCCGCCTTCGAGAAGATCGCGGGGTACTTGAACGGCTTGTCCTCGCCCTCCGTCACGGACAGGAGGACGATCTTGAAGTCCTCGCCGAGGTCGTAGCCGGTGGGGCAGATGAGGTTCCCGACGTTCTCGATGAAGAGGATGTCGAGGTTCGAGAGGCGGCCACCCTCGTCGGCGAGCGCGCGCTCGACCTGGCGGGCGTCGAGGTGGCAGGAGCCGCCCGTGAGGATCTGCCGCGCCGGGATGCCCATCTTCCTGAGGCGCTCGGCGTCGCGCTCGGTCGCGATGTCGCCTTCGAGGCCGCCGAGGGAGAGCGAGCCCTTCAGCGCGGCGACCGTCTTCTCGAGGAGCGTCGTCTTGCCGGAGCCCGGCGAGGAGATGAGGTTCACGACGAGCGTCCCCGTGCGTGCGAAGGTCTCGCGCAGCCCGGCCGCCGCCGCGGCGTTTGCCGCCAGCACC
Coding sequences within it:
- the hypB gene encoding hydrogenase nickel incorporation protein HypB; this encodes MTEIDVKQKVLAANAAAAAGLRETFARTGTLVVNLISSPGSGKTTLLEKTVAALKGSLSLGGLEGDIATERDAERLRKMGIPARQILTGGSCHLDARQVERALADEGGRLSNLDILFIENVGNLICPTGYDLGEDFKIVLLSVTEGEDKPFKYPAIFSKAAVTVVTKIDLLPYVPFDLVAVREQVATLAPDGRLVEVSATSGAGMDAWLSLLTDALAKKRAEIPAAGVAS
- a CDS encoding Crp/Fnr family transcriptional regulator translates to MSSALPHFDAVPLLQCLKPEERRLLAPVCRAVAYEKGEEVFREGAPAEDLCFVVLGRVKVVKAGPDRDVILGLFGPGEPVGAVAVFEGKRFPASAVALEPSTVLRVPERAFFAAIDEHPEMTRSLLQGLMVRQFEITRRLADASAPVERRIARLLLTLGGRMGRAEGGQISIPLALSRLEIAELTGTTVETAIRVMSRWGKENLVATTPDGFVVHDEPALRQIAYAEAG
- a CDS encoding Rieske 2Fe-2S domain-containing protein, with the translated sequence MSGGVDRRALLLSLGGGALTAALAGCSKKPALKPTQALIPLSEIPKTGRHKVLVAGKPVELQRTAQGVVARSLMCSHFGCIVAWHEEQQAYLCPCHDGVYDANGAVVAGPPPTGLANVPVVVHGNDLIVGA
- a CDS encoding HigA family addiction module antidote protein, with protein sequence MPSSRLSAVHPGEVLLAEFLEPFGLSQYRLAKETRVPPRRINEIVLGKRGITADTALRLARFFGTSERFWLNLQVRYDLEVERDHLGNRLKREVSVLKKAG
- a CDS encoding amino acid permease; its protein translation is MPDIPGRPVQALERRIGLWSAVAVVIGSTIGSGIFRSPAGIADKLPGPLPMLAVWAAGGVFALCGALTLAEVASALPQTGGMYVFCRDGWGRLAGFLFGWGQFSMIRAASLGAIAITFSEYFFRVTGQNPQAPDKVMAVRWLAAFAIALTACFNIVGVRFAANVSNVTVIAKYGGLVFIVLVALFIGLPKTGGYFTPAVPAGSFHAAAFGLALVSTLWAFDGWADLAYNAGEVKDPQRNLPRALIGGTLLVVAIYLAANVAYLAVLPIEKIRVSKLVAADVAQIVLGSAGAAFVSVTVMVSTFGTLNTVLFTSPRVFFAMAADRLFFAPVASIHPRFGTPWISISMTAGLGIVFVLLRNFEQLADAFVTAFLPFYALAVASIFRLRKKPGYAPTFRVPLYPVLPLVFLASVLYLLGNAIVQPESRWSTLAVLGVVAAGIPVYYLTVGRKTA
- a CDS encoding type II toxin-antitoxin system RelE/ParE family toxin, encoding MIRSFRDRETERLFQRTRSRRLPPELQRTALRKLIVLDAAESLEDLRIPPGNRLESLKGKRSGQHSIRINDQWRICFLWRTGDCFDVEIVDYH
- a CDS encoding (4Fe-4S)-binding protein, which translates into the protein MKDPVQHYEKGGLTVTFDPRVCTHSGVCVQGLYDVFDVSKRPWVNLDGAPAEQVVEQVKRCPSGALHFGLEAKKG
- a CDS encoding type IIA DNA topoisomerase subunit B; the encoded protein is MATTYTARDITVLEGLDPVRKRPGMYIGGVDTRGLHHLVNEIVDNAIDEVINGYATRLDVTLFSDGKEIEVTDNGRGIPVDIHPKYKKSALELILTTLHAGGKFEHGNYLHSGGLHGVGSSVVCALSSEMTVTVKRDGHTWQQTYAKGKATSKVAKISGGEKVRGSGTTVRFRPDTEIFGKLAFDAAEIRERLEAKTYLHRGLRVVFTDETQRPPVREELAHEGGLADWLTHVVAQRGKAATHAGAFLLERPEDPRLELALVWTEATDEHVRSFVNGVSTPSGGTHENGLRSGITKAVRNYVETHELLPKGVTVTAEDIREGIVVLLSAYVLEPQFQGQTKDRLNNPEMAAAVDGAVRPALEKWLNENPTIAEQIVGRIVLAARAREASRAAQQVARKTAVSHRLNLPGKLADCSSTDPGSSELFIVEGDSAGGSAKQGRDRRTQAILPLRGKVLNAEQANAAKVTGNRELSDIVSALGCGVGADFDIEKLRYGKIFLLMDADADGHHISTLLLTFFWRHLPKLVERGHVYLAQPPLYRIDAARETHWALDERERDAILAKLPKNVKPEIMRFKGLGEMMPEQLKATTLDPQRRRALKVTVPSVLEAEKALGELMGKDASLRYKFIMERAREADDLDV
- the creD gene encoding cell envelope integrity protein CreD — its product is MRDSWLGRAVVVVLLLAFLLVPLHMIESLVAEREARRRAAVAEIGSTWGGPQTLLGPVLVLPHRVVRKESVATAHAAFLPERLKIDGALVPERRRRGIFEAVVFTGTLEVSGTLPVSDVRALGLDPDNVAFTEAFLSVAVSDTRGIREEPVLLFDGARVAFRPGPGAAGLGPAGLHAPLPAFDPGKPHTFSFTLRLQGTESLSVAPLGASTEASLASPWPSPSFTGSFLPETRRTGPDGFTATWRVSSFGRAYPQSWKACPPSDAIARSLFGARLFLPADAYQQTTRALKYAVLFVGLTFLAFALFEVLGGVRLHPLQYLLAGFALALFYLLLLSLAEHAGFGPAYLAAAAATTLLIAGWGAFVLAAAARAALLGAGLATLYGYLYVLLRLEDWALVLGAAALFAILAGVMFGTRRVDWWTLGSAPPRRFSPPPAPPARA